CATGGAATGCCGTTCTGCGCGGCGACAACCGCTGTATTCGGTCCCATCAGCGGCTCCACCAGCGGACCGCAGGTGGGATAGCTGTGCGCTTTGAGCCCTAAGAACACATAGTCGACCGGCCCCACCTCGGCCGGGGAGTCAGTCACGTGAGGATGTGCCACGAAGTCGCCGCGAGGGCTCAGTACGCGTACTCCGTTTTTCTGCATGGCTCGCAGGTTGTCGTTTCGCGCGATCAGGTGAACGTCAGCACCACCGCGGTGCAACGCGGCGCCCCAATACGCCCCGATCGCTCCGGCTCCAACGACTGCAATCCTCATGAATTCTCCTCTGCATCCGGCGTACACTCAGTCGCTCTAGGACCATGGCCAGGCTTCGATCATTATTGCATACAGTATGCGATCCTTGTATGTTGTAGCCATCGCGCTCTCGGCGGGAGGCCGGCATGGCACCGGACCCGGGCGCGTCATGTGTGCCTTTCGGCCAATCAAGGAAGAGGAATATGCCTGCGATAGGAGTGCCTCGCGAAATCACCGACGGCGAAAGCCGAGTCGCCCTGGTACCCGCCGTTGTCGAACGCTTGCGGGGTGCCGGCCACGAACTCATCGTCGAGACGGGCGCAGGTGAGGGAGCGTTATTCCACGACGAGGACTACAAGAAGGCCGGCGCCGTCATCGGCGACCCGTGGTCGGCGGATGTAGTAGTGAAAGTGAATCCACCGACCGAGACCGAGATCAGCCGGATGAAGCAGGGCGCCTACCTGATTGGGTTCCTGGCGCCCCGCACCCGGCCCGAGGTCGGCGAGCAACTCCGACGCGCCGGCGTCACGGGGTTCGCCATGGAGGCCGTCCCGCGAATCTCACGCGCACAGACGATGGATGCGCTGTCTTCCCAAGCTAACGTCGCGGGATACAAGGCGGTTTTGTGTGCCGCGCAGTGTTCCACCCGCTTCTTCCCCATGATGACCACGGCAGCCGGAACAGTAAAGCCGGCAACTGCTTTGGTTCTCGGCGTCGGGGTGGCCGGGCTTCAGGCCCTGGCCACGGCGAAACGGCTCGGCGCCCGCACCACCGGGTTCGATGTGCGCCCGGAGGTTGCCGACCAAGTCCGCTCCTTGGGCGCCAAGTGGCTGGACCTCGGTGTTACCGCGGCGGGCGAGGGCGGGTACGCTCGCGCCCTGACGCCGGAAGAACAAGCCGAGCAGCAGCGCCGGCTCACCGAGGCGATCCCCGGCTTCGACGTGGTCATCACCACGGCCCTGGTCCCCGGCCGCCCGGCACCGCGGCTGGTCACCGCCGACGCGGTACGCCAAATGCGCAGCGGCAGTGTCGTCGTCGACCTGGCCGGCGAGGCCGGCGGCAACTGTGAACTCACCGTGCCGGGCGAAACGGTACGGCGACACGACGTCACGATCTGCGCGCCGCTGAACCTTCCGGCGACCATGCCCGAACACGCCAGTGAGCTCTACGCGCGCAACATCCAGGCCCTGCTGGAGCACATGCTCAGTGGCACGGGTACCCCCGACCTTTCTGACGAAATCCTGGACGCCTGCTGCGTCACCAAGTCCGACAACGAACTGACGGAGATCCGATGACACTCGTGGCCAACCTCGCGATCCTGACGCTGGCAGGCTTTGTCGGCTTCGCGGTGATCTCGAAGGTTCCCAACACCCTGCACACCCCACTGATGTCTGGTACCAACGCAATTCACGGAATCGTGCTGCTTGCCGGCCTGGTATTGCTGGGCCAGTCAGCCACCGATGCCTTCGACCGAGTGTTGCTGGTCATCGCAATCGCCTTCGGTGCGATCAACGTCGTAGGTGGCTTCCTCGTTACCGATCGCATGCTCAGCATGTTCAAGAAGAAGCCCACCGCCCAAACTGGAAAGGTTGCGTCTTCGTGAATGACGTTATCGCCATTCTCTATATCGTCGCGTTCGCCCTATTCATCCTGGGCCTCTCGGGCCTGACCGGTCCACGGACCGCCGCGCGCGGCAACCTCATCGCCGCCGTAGGCATGGCGATCGCGATCGTGGCGACCTTGCTGACCCCGGGCACCAGCAACTGGTTGCTCATCGCCCTCGGGCTGGTCCTCGGGACGCTGGTCGGTGTCCCCGCGGCCAAGCGGGTCAAGATGACCGCGATGCCTCAGATGGTGGCGCTGTTCAACGGTGTCGGCGGCGGCGCGGTCGCCCTGGTCTCGTGGGTGGAATTCCGCGACAGTCAGGGCTACGGCACCGTACCGGCCTACGTCGCGACCGCGTCGCTGTTTGCCGCGATTGTCGGCTCGCTGTCCTTCTGGGGATCACTGATCGCCTTCGGCAAGCTGCAGGAAGTGTTGCCGGGCAGACCGATTGGCGTGGGTCGGGCGCAGCAGCCGCTCAACCTGCTGCTGCTGATCGCCGCCGTGGGATGCGCCGCGGCGATCGGATTCGGTCAGCGAGGACAGCTGTTGTTCATCGGTGTGCTCGTCTTCGCGGCGGTGCTCGGCTTCATGGTGGTGCTGCCGATCGGCGGCGCTGATATGCCGGTGGTGATCTCGTTGCTCAACGCGCTCACCGGGCTCTCGGCGGCGGCAACCGGGCTCGCCCTGGACAACACCGCGCTGATCGTGGCGGGAATGATCGTCGGTGCCTCGGGCACCATCTTGACCAACCTGATGGCCAAGGCGATGAACCGCTCGATTCCTGCCATCGTCGCGGGCGGATTCGGCGCCTCAGGCGCGGGCGCGGCTGCCGGGGAGGCAAGCGGCGACCAGACCGTGCGCCAGACCAGCGCCGCCGACGCCGCATTGCAGATGGGCTATGCCAGCCAGGTAATCATCGTGCCCGGTTACGGAATGGCGGTGGCTCAGGCCCAG
This Mycobacterium simiae DNA region includes the following protein-coding sequences:
- a CDS encoding Re/Si-specific NAD(P)(+) transhydrogenase subunit alpha; the encoded protein is MPAIGVPREITDGESRVALVPAVVERLRGAGHELIVETGAGEGALFHDEDYKKAGAVIGDPWSADVVVKVNPPTETEISRMKQGAYLIGFLAPRTRPEVGEQLRRAGVTGFAMEAVPRISRAQTMDALSSQANVAGYKAVLCAAQCSTRFFPMMTTAAGTVKPATALVLGVGVAGLQALATAKRLGARTTGFDVRPEVADQVRSLGAKWLDLGVTAAGEGGYARALTPEEQAEQQRRLTEAIPGFDVVITTALVPGRPAPRLVTADAVRQMRSGSVVVDLAGEAGGNCELTVPGETVRRHDVTICAPLNLPATMPEHASELYARNIQALLEHMLSGTGTPDLSDEILDACCVTKSDNELTEIR
- a CDS encoding NAD(P) transhydrogenase subunit alpha, whose product is MTLVANLAILTLAGFVGFAVISKVPNTLHTPLMSGTNAIHGIVLLAGLVLLGQSATDAFDRVLLVIAIAFGAINVVGGFLVTDRMLSMFKKKPTAQTGKVASS
- a CDS encoding NAD(P)(+) transhydrogenase (Re/Si-specific) subunit beta, yielding MNDVIAILYIVAFALFILGLSGLTGPRTAARGNLIAAVGMAIAIVATLLTPGTSNWLLIALGLVLGTLVGVPAAKRVKMTAMPQMVALFNGVGGGAVALVSWVEFRDSQGYGTVPAYVATASLFAAIVGSLSFWGSLIAFGKLQEVLPGRPIGVGRAQQPLNLLLLIAAVGCAAAIGFGQRGQLLFIGVLVFAAVLGFMVVLPIGGADMPVVISLLNALTGLSAAATGLALDNTALIVAGMIVGASGTILTNLMAKAMNRSIPAIVAGGFGASGAGAAAGEASGDQTVRQTSAADAALQMGYASQVIIVPGYGMAVAQAQHAVREMAGLLEERGVEVRHAIHPVAGRMPGHMNVLLAEADVPYEHLKEMDEINGEFSRADVALVIGANDVTNPAARSNPASPIYGMPILDVDQAKSVIVLKRSMNPGFAGIENELYFNEKTSMLFGDAKSSVAEISEELKVL